One genomic segment of Lampris incognitus isolate fLamInc1 chromosome 2, fLamInc1.hap2, whole genome shotgun sequence includes these proteins:
- the kiaa2013 gene encoding uncharacterized protein KIAA2013 homolog, with protein sequence MWLQQRLKGLPGLLSSSWARRLLIGLLLFLIFYWYLGADHGFKFFGGSVKSEGVAGQCLQTEIHRWKSLVDRGEGVYSTPQGRIDTPFVSGNGHILVDIDSNKLWVAPSNQPGSAPVHQTEYSPIVGIHLPGKRAEAQASLLWFRKGSVLSVRCILPAPLHLARDCVTIREEFIAHRSRPNVYLQRVYISNPSDRPATLDVSTESPSFGSKFSTSVEKVENKEFVLSSCRVLVEKTHIVLVVVATKKLSSKIQVSAKSEYTDNVLSVVWTSEPIESSKLEETFTRLRDGAKKELGELLRASVDDLVLDHQQAWVDLFISGVEMRKITDSHTPSSHTVNTTLYYILSSFKAPLLDRRLGSDERARLESSLNYADHCFSGHATMHAENLWPERISSAAQILQLVTLWTLTLQKRGCKVLVAAGAHGVMQGMVLSFGGLQFTENHLQFQADPDVLHNSYALRGIHYNQDLINLAVLLNTEGKPFLHVSVKPQEKPVQLYACEAGCLNEPVELTSEVKGHTFPVMVTQPITPLLYISTDLRHLQDLRHTLHLKAILAHEEHMANRYPGLPFLFWFSVASLITLFHLFLFKLIYNEYCGPGAKPLFRSKVTSEGATA encoded by the exons ATGTGGCTGCAGCAAAGACTAAAGGGTCTGCCAGGTTTGCTGTCAAGCAGTTGGGCCAGAAGACTCCTCATAGGGTTGTTGCTTTTTCTCATCTTTTACTGGTACTTGGGCGCAGACCATGGATTTAAGTTTTTCGGCGGCTCAGTTAAATCTGAGGGAGTGGCTGGACAGTGCCTCCAGACTGAAATTCACAGGTGGAAATCTCTTGTGGACAGGGGAGAGGGAGTCTATAGCACGCCCCAGGGGAGAATAGACACACCTTTTGTGTCAGGGAATGGTCATATTCTGGTTGACATTGACTCGAACAAATTATGGGTAGCGCCATCTAACCAACCCGGCTCAGCTCCGGTCCACCAGACTGAGTACTCTCCAATAGTTGGCATCCATCTTCCAGGGAAGCGAGCAGAGGCTCAGGCGTCCCTGCTGTGGTTCCGCAAAGGGTCTGTGCTCTCAGTCCGCTGTATTTTGCCCGCCCCCTTGCATTTGGCAAGGGACTGTGTGACCATCAGAGAGGAGTTTATCGCCCACCGCAGCCGTCCCAATGTCTATCTTCAACGAGTCTATATCAGCAACCCCTCTGACAGACCTGCCACGCTTGATGTTTCTACTGAGAGTCCCTCTTTTGGAAGTAAGTTCTCCACCAGTGTAGAGAAAGTGGAGAACAAGGAGTTTGTGCTCTCCTCTTGCCGAGTGCTTGTAGAGAAAACCCATATAGTACTTGTGGTAGTGGCCACCAAGAAACTGAGCAGCAAAATCCAGGTCTCGGCAAAGTCGGAGTACACAGACAATGTCCTGTCAGTTGTGTGGACATCAGAGCCCATTGAGTCATCCAAACTAGAAGAGACCTTCACCAGGCTTCGAGATGGAGCTAAAAAAGAACTTGGGGAATTGTTAAGGGCTAGCGTGGATGACTTGGTTCTGGATCACCAGCAGGCATGGGTGGACCTCTTCATTTCTG GTGTGGAGATGAGAAAGATCACCGACTCCCATACCCCATCAAGCCATACTGTCAACACCACCCTCTATTACATACTTTCCTCTTTCAAAGCACCCCTGCTCGACCGGAGGCTGGGCAGTGATGAACGCGCCCGTCTGGAGTCGAGCCTCAACTATGCTGACCACTGTTTCAGTGGCCATGCCACCATGCATGCAGAGAACCTTTGGCCGGAACGGATCAGCAGTGCTGCCCAAATCCTCCAGCTTGTCACGCTATGGACTCTGACTCTTCAGAAGAGAGGATGCAAAGTTCTAGTGGCAGCTGGCGCTCACGGTGTCATGCAGGGCATGGTGCTGAGTTTTGGTGGCCTCCAGTTCACCGAAAATCATCTTCAATTCCAGGCCGACCCAGATGTTCTGCACAATAGCTATGCGCTGAGAGGGATCCACTATAACCAGGATCTCATTAATTTGGCGGTGCTGCTCAATACTGAGGGAAAGCCATTTCTTCACGTGTCAGTGAAACCACAGGAGAAGCCAGTGCAGCTATACGCCTGTGAGGCAGGCTGCCTGAATGAGCCTGTGGAACTGACCTCGGAGGTTAAAGGGCACACCTTCCCAGTGATGGTGACACAACCAATAACGCCGTTACTTTACATCTCCACAGACCTGCGCCATCTACAGGACCTGCGCCATACTTTGCACCTCAAGGCCATTCTGGCCCACGAGGAGCACATGGCAAACAGGTACCCAGGTCTGCCCTTCCTCTTCTGGTTCAGCGTGGCCTCGCTCATTACTCTTTTCCACCTGTTTCTCTTCAAGCTTATCTACAACGAGTACTGTGGCCCTGGTGCTAAGCCACTCTTCAGGAGCAAG GTGACCAGTGAGGGAGCCACTGCTTAG